From Erigeron canadensis isolate Cc75 chromosome 8, C_canadensis_v1, whole genome shotgun sequence, one genomic window encodes:
- the LOC122580445 gene encoding ATP-dependent Clp protease adapter protein CLPS1, chloroplastic, protein METAICGRLAPSPNRRLLHSHPGDRYLIHKQTTKWITAMTMAPPRLEKGAGVLDKPIIEKTTPGRESEFDLKKSRKMAPPYRVMLHNDNYNKREYVVQVLMKVIPGMTVDNAVNIMQEAHINGLSVVIVCGQPDAEEHCTQLRGNGLLSSIEPDGGGC, encoded by the exons ATGGAGACTGCCATTTGCGGTCGACTCGCTCCTTCTCCTAATCGTCGTCTTCTTCATTCCCATCCAG GGGACAGATACTTGATTCATAAACAAACTACAAAATGGATCACGGCTATGACGATGGCACCTCCACGCCTCGAAAAGGGTGCCGGGGTCCTTGATAAACCCATTATAGAAAAAACTACTCCTGGCCGAGAGTCCGAGTTTGACTTAAA AAAATCAAGGAAAATGGCTCCACCGTATCGTGTCATGTTACACAATGACAACTATAACAAGAGGGAGTACGTCGTGCAGGTGTTGATGAAGGTTATACCCGGAATGACTGTTGATAACGCGGTTAATATTATGCAAGAGGCGCATATCAATGGATTGTCTGTGGTGATTGTCTGTGGACAGCCAGATGCTGAAGAGCATTGTACACAGCTGAGAGGTAATGGGCTTCTA